Proteins from a single region of Urocitellus parryii isolate mUroPar1 chromosome 4, mUroPar1.hap1, whole genome shotgun sequence:
- the Hikeshi gene encoding protein Hikeshi isoform X2, producing MFGCLVAGRLVQTAAQQVAEDKFVFDLPDYENINHVVVFMLGTIPFPEGMGGSVYFSYPDSNGMPVWQLLGFVTNGKPSAIFKISGLKSGEGSQHPFGAMNIVRTPTVAQIGISVESLDSMAQQTPVGNAAVSSVDSFTQFTQKMLDNFYNFASSFAVSQAQMTPSPSEMFIPANVVLKWYENFQRRLAQNPLFWKT from the exons GTACAGACAGCTGCACAGCAAGTGGCAGAAGATAAATTTGTTTTTGACTTGCCTGATTATGAAAATATCAACCATGTTGTGGTTTTTATGCTCGGAACGATTCCATTTCCTGAGGGAATGGGAGGATCTGTCTACTTTTCCTATCCTGATTCAAATGGAATGCCAGTATGGCAACTCCTAGGATTTGTCACGAATGGTAAACCAAGTGCCATCTTCAAAATTTCAGGTCTTAAATCTG GAGAAGGAAGCCAACATCCGTTTGGAGCCATGAATATTGTCCGAACTCCAACTGTTGCTCAGATAGGAATTTCAGTGGAATCACTGGACAGTATGGCTCAGCAGACTCCTGTAGGCAATGCTGCTGTATCATCAGTTGACTCTTTCACTCAG TTCACACAAAAGATGTTGGACAACTTCTACAATTTTGCTTCATCATTTGCTGTCTCTCAGGCCCAGATGACACCGAGTCCATCTGAAATGTTCATTCCAGCAAATGTGGTTCTGAAATG gtaTGAAAACTTTCAAAGACGACTAGCACAGAACCCTCTCTTTTGGAAaacataa
- the Hikeshi gene encoding protein Hikeshi isoform X1 yields the protein MTDMHYHSWSRQDFFLVQTAAQQVAEDKFVFDLPDYENINHVVVFMLGTIPFPEGMGGSVYFSYPDSNGMPVWQLLGFVTNGKPSAIFKISGLKSGEGSQHPFGAMNIVRTPTVAQIGISVESLDSMAQQTPVGNAAVSSVDSFTQFTQKMLDNFYNFASSFAVSQAQMTPSPSEMFIPANVVLKWYENFQRRLAQNPLFWKT from the exons GTACAGACAGCTGCACAGCAAGTGGCAGAAGATAAATTTGTTTTTGACTTGCCTGATTATGAAAATATCAACCATGTTGTGGTTTTTATGCTCGGAACGATTCCATTTCCTGAGGGAATGGGAGGATCTGTCTACTTTTCCTATCCTGATTCAAATGGAATGCCAGTATGGCAACTCCTAGGATTTGTCACGAATGGTAAACCAAGTGCCATCTTCAAAATTTCAGGTCTTAAATCTG GAGAAGGAAGCCAACATCCGTTTGGAGCCATGAATATTGTCCGAACTCCAACTGTTGCTCAGATAGGAATTTCAGTGGAATCACTGGACAGTATGGCTCAGCAGACTCCTGTAGGCAATGCTGCTGTATCATCAGTTGACTCTTTCACTCAG TTCACACAAAAGATGTTGGACAACTTCTACAATTTTGCTTCATCATTTGCTGTCTCTCAGGCCCAGATGACACCGAGTCCATCTGAAATGTTCATTCCAGCAAATGTGGTTCTGAAATG gtaTGAAAACTTTCAAAGACGACTAGCACAGAACCCTCTCTTTTGGAAaacataa